The DNA region GCCTCACAGCGCGGGCCACAGCACCCTGCCTGCTTCGGGATGCACCTTGACCAGCCGGCATGGCTGCTCAAGGAACTTCGCGAACCAGGCCGCCGCCAAGTCGCCTTCGTCGACCACATCGACACTTTGGCTGCCCACTTTGGCAACACCACGTACGCTATCGTCGTCCTCGATGACGTCCAGCGGAATGTCCAGGCGCAACATGCCGGGCGCGCGCAGGACCAGATATCCCAGGTTCACTTCCACCGCAACCTCGGCAAGTCGGGGGCATTTGCCGGTGCCCAGCCAATTGGACGCCGCGTCTACAACCAGCCAACGCTTGTCATAGCCTGCCGCTGAAGGTTTGGCCGTGCCGCCGCATCCGGCAACGGGAAAATACAAAGGTGTAGTCATTGTCCTAGTAGTCCTTT from Pollutimonas thiosulfatoxidans includes:
- a CDS encoding MOSC N-terminal beta barrel domain-containing protein — its product is MTTPLYFPVAGCGGTAKPSAAGYDKRWLVVDAASNWLGTGKCPRLAEVAVEVNLGYLVLRAPGMLRLDIPLDVIEDDDSVRGVAKVGSQSVDVVDEGDLAAAWFAKFLEQPCRLVKVHPEAGRVLWPAL